The Megalops cyprinoides isolate fMegCyp1 chromosome 9, fMegCyp1.pri, whole genome shotgun sequence genome has a window encoding:
- the elna gene encoding elastin a — MGYGSLGAGVPGGTKPAGAYGYGGYGGVGGFFPGAAAGLKPQKPGVAGGGLPGGPGTAPVIPQTGLPGGAAAGKAAKAAKAAKVPGVGVPGLYQGGLVPGKGFGGRGVLPGVATGDGLKQKSLPSGGQLGPGGFGANGGRGFGGPRQPGVFYGYPLKSPKAQGGYGAPYTGGKVPYGYGGFGAGAGLPGGAGSKPGYPTGTGVGTQGISPAQAKAAKYGVGAAGVAGAGAVPGAGVYPGVVPGAVYPGGLAGAGKPPKYAPGGAVVLPGGGLVITGAGAGYGVGAKPPKYGVPGGVPGAVPGAVPGAVPGGLPIAGFGGYPGGAKALKYGPGGAGGVPAGAGALGVPGVVPGYGAAKAAKYGVPGGVPGAVPGVVPGAVPGVVPGAVPGAVPGAVPGGVPGGIPVQAPGVKPPKLGVPGGVAGVVPGAVPGAVPGVVPGVVPGVVPGAVPGAVPGGIPVQAPGVKPPKLGVPGGVAGVVPGAVPGAVPGLVPGAVPGVVPGAVPGAVPGYPAGVKPPKYVVPGATGVVGGLGGVGYVGGVKPPKPGAGAIPTGTGVGGVPGGVAGLVPSGTGQPIIPAVKPAKGPTLAPGGTQIPAGATATADMTPVPSATGIVPGIVQPGVGAGVVQPSAGTGVGGAGVAAPTGVGAGVKPPKPAGTGTVAGYPYGGYGIPYYSATGIGAGVGVPPGAKPLKAPGTGGVGGVAGVGGVGGTGLVPSGGGVTYPAGVGLGAAKAPKPGYPAGGALPGYGSYQQLYPGYGAGDAGLAAQQAKAAKYGAIQGFLGGAYRGAAGCQGKYCGRRRK; from the exons ATGG GTTATGGAAGTCTGGGAGCAGGTGTACCAGGTGGAACCAAGCCTGCAG GTGCATATGGGTATGGCGGGTATGGAGGCGTGGGTGGATTCTTtcctggagctgcagcaggactGAAACCTCAAAAGCCAG GTGTTGCAGGAGGAGGTCTTCCAGGTGGACCAGGTACAG CACCTGTCATTCCTCAGACTGGCCtgccaggaggagctgctgcaggaaaaGCCGCAAAGGCTGCAAAGGCTGCAAAAGTACCAG GCGTGGGGGTACCAGGACTCTATCAAGGAGGCCTCGTCCCTGGGAAAG GGTTTGGTGGTCGAGGCGTTCTCCCTGGAGTGGCCACTGGGGATGGACTCAAGCAAAAATCTT TGCCAAGTGGGGGTCAGCTTGGTCCGGGTGGATTTGGAGCTAATG GTGGTCGAGGGTTTGGAGGACCACGACAGCCTGGAGTATTTTATGGATATCCTCTCAAGTCACCCAAAGCCCAAG GTGGCTATGGCGCACCATACACAGGTGGAAAAGTCCCATATG GTTATGGGGGCTTTGGTGCTGGAGCAGGACTCCCAGGCGGTGCTGGGTCTAAGCCAGGATATCCCACAGGAACAG GTGTCGGAACCCAGGGAATATCACCAGCTCAGGCCAAAGCTGCTAAATATG GTGTGGGAGCAGCTGGTGTAGCTGGTGCAGGTGCTGTGCCAGGTGCTGGGGTGTACCCAGGAGTTGTACCAGGTGCAGTTTATCCTGGAG GATTGGCTGGTGCTGGAAAACCTCCTAAATATG CACCAGGGGGCGCAGTTGTACTTCCAGGAGGCGGATTGGTGATaacaggagctggagctg GATATGGAGTTGGGGCAAAACCTCCTAAATATG GAGTGCCAGGAGGGGTACCAGGTGCAGTACCAGGTGCAGTACCAGGTGCAGTCCCAGGAGGGCTACCAATAGCTGGATTTGGAG gaTATCCTGGAGGGGCTAAAGCTCTTAAATATG GTCctgggggagcagggggggtcCCAGCTGGCGCAGGAGCTTTGGGTGTTCCAGGCGTGGTCCCAG GATACGGAGCTGCTAAAGCTGCTAAATATG GGGTGCCTGGTGGGGTACCGGGTGCGGTACCAGGAGTGGTACCAGGTGCAGTTCCAGGTGTAGTCCCAGGTGCAGTTCCAGGTGCAGTACCAGGTGCAGTACCAGGTGGTGTCCCAGGTGGAATACCAG tgcaagCTCCTGGGGTTAAACCTCCTAAATTAG GAGTGCCAGGTGGAGTTGCAGGAGTGGTACCAGGTGCAGTACCAGGTGCAGTCCCAGGTGTAGTCCCAGGTGTAGTCCCAGGTGTAGTCCCAGGTGCAGTTCCAGGTGCAGTTCCAGGTGGAATACCAG tgcaagCTCCTGGGGTTAAACCTCCTAAATTAG GAGTGCCAGGTGGAGTTGCAGGAGTGGTACCAGGTGCAGTCCCAGGTGCAGTCCCAGGGTTAGTCCCAGGTGCAGTCCCAGGTGTAGTCCCAGGTGCAGTCCCAGGTGCAGTCCCAG GATACCCGGCTGGGGTGAAGCCTCCTAAATATG TTGTACCTGGGGCTACAGGAGTAGTAGGGGGGTTGGGAGGAGTCGGATATGTGG GTGGTGTTAAACCTCCCAAACCTG GTGCTGGGGCCATTCCAACAGGAACGGGGGTCGGGGGCGTGCCAGGTGGGGTGGCGGGGTTAGTGCCATCTGGAACTGGACAGCCCATCATACCTGCTGTGAAACCAG CAAAGGGCCCAACACTCGCTCCTGGAGGAACTCAAATCCCAG CAGGAGCCACTGCCACAGCTGACATGACCCCTGTACCCA GTGCTACAGGGATTGTTCCAG GAATTGTGCAACCTGGTG tTGGTGCTGGAGTCGTTCAGCCAAGTG CTGGAACAGGTGTTG GTGGAGCAGGTGTAGCAGCACCCACTGGTG TTGGTGCTGGTGTTAAGCCTCCTAAACCTGCAG GAACAGGCACTGTTGCTGGCTATCCTTATGGAGGATATGGAA TTCCATACTACAGTGCGACTGGGATCGGAGCTGGTGTTGGAGTACCTCCTGGAGCCAAGCCACTAAAGGCCCCTG GCACCGGTGGAGTGGGAGGAGTCGCAGGAGTAGGCGGAGTTGGAGGGACTGGGCTCGTACCTTCAGGTGGAG gtgTGACATATCCAGCTGGTGTAGGACTGGGAGCCGCTAAAGCACCCAAGCCTG GATATCCAGCAG GTGGCGCTCTCCCAGGCTACGGGAGCTATCAACAACTCTATCCAG GATATGGAGCTGGGGATGCTGGACTCGCTGCCCAACAgg CTAAAGCAGCCAAATACGGTGCCATTCAAGGCTTTCTGGGAGGAGCATACAGAG GTGCCGCTGGATGTCAGGGCAAATACTGtggaaggaggaggaagtga